TGCTGAAAACGAAAGGCGACATCTTCAATAGTTTTTTCTCTCATTATTCACAATGTGAACTTAGGACTAGCTAAACAAAATTATGACACGATCGGTTTCCTTTATTCTTGATTTGTTCAATTTCATACCCTCTGCTCTGCCCCAGGATCAAACGACGAGTTCTGGAGGTGCAAGGAGGTGGAAGCACCAACCATGAGCTTAACAGAGCTGCTCAATTGGCATATTCTCAACTAATTTTAAGATAATGGGCCGAACTTCGCTCTGAAGTTGTGAGGTGAGGCTCAAAAAGATACATTGTTTACCGGCAACGGCGAAGACTGGCTCTAACATCGCACTGATGCAAGTGGATGCATTGAGCTCGAGGTGAAGATCAGCCACTCCATCCACGCTCAGTGTTTTTGTCCTTGTTTTTGTGCAGATTATTTCAGTACTCTTTATCAATGTGATGTTAGAGCCAAGATGCATGTGTCACTTTTCCATCAAATGTGTAATGAACTTTCAATTTTGTTCCTGATGATATGAAATCCCTGGTTTATCCTAGCTTCTTGCTGCTTAATAAGCGTATGATGCAAACTACATACTATAAAAAGGAAAGTGGATGGGGCGCCTCCTACCTGGCAACACCCAGCTTCTTCTCAGGCGGCGCCACCgggtggcgccccaaccactagtttaAAATGAAATGCCGAGGAGCTCCCCCTCCCACCCTCCCCCTCTTATATTTTTTTTGTGTATTTTTCCCTCTCACAACTCTCACACTCTACCTATCGCATGATTGATGACACAAATGTCATGTTATTTGGAGCGTGAACTCATCTGCTACCAACATTACGTATGTACTCGTACACTACAAGTTTTGACTTTGGAAGGTAAATGGATGAAAATAGGTGCACATATTATGTGGTAAGCAATCTCAAAACAAATAATGTCAAAAAAAACACAAGGTATCATGTGTTCTTTGATATTTTCGGCTGGTTTTATTTTCTGCTCAATTATTTTTCTATCTAATAAAAAACAGAGATCCCGCAGAAAATAAAATTTAATGCATTAACAAAATATCCCGAACTGGCAAGCACCAAACAATGTCTCAATAATGACAAAAGGAGATGACAAAGCTAATAAATGACGTAAACTAAAAGAAGCACTGATCAAGATGAACATACAGCTACCATAGAAAACCTGGTCGATCAGAAAAAAAGAACATCAAGAAGTACGTTACTCTGTGTCGAATTACTGCAACACGTGCGAATTGGTATTAGTACTATTTCTCGCGGCGAGTTCAGGACGGgccgggcgccggcgccggcgcggcgcTCCCGCCGGCCCGCTTGATGAGGGCCGTGACGGCCCCCATGACCTTCTCGAACTCGTTGCCTTTCGGTAGCAGCCCGGTCTTGACGGGCGCCGTGAGGCCATCCCGGCACTGGTCGCAGTTCCACGTCAGCCCGTCCTTCTCGGCGCTCTCCACGTAGTCGCGCGCGTCGTTGAACTTGGCGTCGTCGATGGCGGTGACGCCGCCCTTGCCCCTGTCGACGTCGAGGTGGGAGACGGCCTCCTCCACGTCGGCGACGCACGAGTCCATGCACTGCCACTGCGGGCCTTTGATGGTGACCAGGTTCAGCTGTGTGCGCGCGGCGGTGCCCTCTGCGGCGCCGATCTTGGCGGCGGCGCGGATGCCCAGCTCCGCCAGCCCGCGCGCGTCCACCGTCCTGCTCCCCGGGATGCCCGACAGGAAGGCCACGCAGAACTGCTGGTCCGGCGCCTTGGAGCAGGCGTCCTTGACGGAGTTGTCGTCGGCGGCGACGAACAGggcgctggagaggaggaggaggagggatagGAGGTTGACACTAGGCGTGTTGCAACGCGCCGCCATGGCCATGGTCGATCGGTGAACTCGCTCCGGCCTGAGGCTCGATTTGTCTTGGGAGTGGTGACGAGAGCTGCATGTACGTATGTATGTGTGCATGTGCCCGCTCGGTGCGCGTGGTCAGGAGTGTTTTGTGAGCGAGCAGTGGCTAAGTTTCAAGGAGAGCAACTCCTAATATTAGTAAAAAAGAGAGTATATACTAGTATTGTATAGCATAAAAGTATTTTGCAAACAAATGCAATCATATTATTTCTGCATGTTCAATACATGCATAGTGTAATTTTACACATAAGTGGTCAAAATTTGAAAGGGCCTATCTATGTCTAAGTGGATTGAGGTTATGAATCTCATTTGATTTACAAAACCATAGCTTCAACTTAGTGAAGATTGCAACTTGCACCTGCTCTAGCCtctcattttctaaaaaaaaaagtGCACTTTTCCAAATTTGAATGAGACTTGAGAAAATTATACTCAGATGGTTAGGTTCCTTACGGTGGAACCAACTCACAAGGTTCAAGTCGTAGACTTGACATTGGTGGTCGTATTTCCCCGTGATGtacgtttagtgggaggagacgttcccgccGACTACGAAGGTGTCTGTAGCGAGTTCGTCAATCTCAAAATGatgtgtcggctcagtctttcgaaggtgcacATAGGGATAGAgggtgtgtgtgcgttcataagaATGATTGTATGTGCATATGTATGAGCGTCTGCGTTTGTACTGTGTTGAAAATAAAGAAACCTAGTTAAGAGCGCAAGTACATAACAATGATATAGTAGTTTAATGACATGCGAGTTATATGACACCAGATTAAATACCATTGGATTATTGTCCAAAAGTACTCTGATAAAAACTATATGTTGTTTCTGGATATAATTGGCGAAGTTTTTTTTTTTTGGGGAAACTTAAGAATAGCGAGGAAATATTAAAACAACCTACGAAAGCGAGTATTTCCTTACAATCATACTTTTCGAGCTGCACCCAGCATATCCAAAAATTTACGGTCTAAGCTTGAAATTGATTTACGAAATTAACTAAAATGACAAGATTTCTAAGCATAAGGAGTAATGGTAATGTTGTCGGCTGAAATTTAAATTTTACAATGGTATCTAAGTTTATTTTCTATGATGTACTCGCTCTGTAAAGAAATATtggtagtgatctaaacgctcttatatttgtttacggagggagtagcaaacaaTCTTCTTTTCGTTCCGGTTTCACTTATAAAATGGATCGATCTCTTTTTAAAATGAGATCACACTCAAGTATTAGTGGCTGtttcaaaagaaagaaagaaaacatcAAGGATTCATGTTCTGTGAAAAATAATCACTTCCGCTAAGTTCAATCCTTTAGGATTCCGGTGGACACAACATTGTAATCTTattgttttttcctattttagagtatTTGTTGTCGTGCAAATAACACGAACCATTAGAATTCTCATGAGTTTTCTATATGTATTAGTTCTTTAGCTTTCTTACTAATTTTTGGTTGTCTCTCCCCATGTAAAGATTGTTTAACTTGCAGGATTATATTCCTTAAACTTGTTTCCCCAAGAATTCCTTTCCACCAAGAAAAAAAATTGATTCAATCAAACCaaagttttttgttttttcctatGCTACAATCAAACAAGCTTTGGTGCAAATTTATTCTTGTTGAATTTAGTGGTGGTCATGTCCTTCCGCAGAATATTAAATGTGAACGATGTTGGCCCAGTAAGTGAATTCTTTTGTAACaatgttatgtactccctctgtctttCAAAgggtgtacttccaactttgttggaaggTCAAATTATCTCAAAATTTGACCGAGTTTGtccaaaaatatatcaatgtttgtgaaaccaaataggagtatgatgaaaatatattttattatgaatctaatgcTACTCATTTGATGACATAAATATTGATGTACTATTATATAAATACAGTCAaacataaaaaagtttgactttccaacaaaaTTGAAAGTACATCCTTTTAAGGACGAAGGGAATACACAAAAGCTTTGTTATTCGAAACACGTCAAGAAAGACAGAGATAAGCTATTCGCCAACCAGTTTAATTTATTGGTAAGAGACATTTTTGCAGAATAAAACAAGTACTACGTACAATTATTACAACCTATATATAGCTAAGACGGAGTAGTATGTAACACTCGTAGTGGGTGCGTACATATATAGATATGCTCATCATGAATGGTATATCGGTAGTGTGAATTATGCAACTAGCTCATGGCAGAATAGCGGGTTTCGGCGGCACCGGCGAGGCGCCCCCGTCGGCGAGCTTGATGAGCTGGCGGGTAACGTTCATCATCCTCTCGAACTCGAGGTTCTTGCGGAGCAGCTCGGTCTTGACCGGGCTGGGCGGCGTCTCCCGGCAGGTCTCGTCGCAGGACCATGTGTCCTGCTCGGAGAGGTCGATGTACTGGCGGACCTGGTCGAACTGGGCGTCGTTGACGCCGCCCAGGGCGTCGTCCAGGTGCGACAGCGCGTCCTCGATGTCCTCGGCGCACTCGTCCAGGCACTGCCACGTCGGGTTGTCCTTGACCAGGTCCAGCTCGCGGCGCGCGTAGGCCCCCACCAAGCCGCCGAGCTTGGCGGTGACCCTCATGGCGATCTCCGCCAGCCCGCGCGCGTCCGCCGTCTTGGTGTCCGGCTCGGGCCCGAGGAAGGAGTTGCAGGTGATCGGGCCGTCCGTCTTGGCGCAGGACGCCTTGACGTCCACGACGGGGCCTTTGGCGCGGGCGCCGAGGAGGAAGGACGAGGCGGAGGCGAGGAAGAGAaggacgaggagggaggagacgtgGGAGCCGCCCGTGCTGCTGCGGCGCGTGGCCATGGTCGACGTATGAGTACGATCCACTCCGGCCGGCCGGGAGGCGGTctccgatcgatcgatcgatcacgAGAATGCGAGTGGGACGTGGGTGAGTATATACACGCGCGCGCGACCAGAGGCTGGCtggctgcatgcatgcatggatgcgcgCGGCCGTTCAGGGCGTGTGGTCGGGAGTGTGTCGTGGGTCGCTGCTCTATACATGCCGCTCGTTTGAAAGCGGCTATTTCTGGCGTGCGCCCGCGCAAACATACGCGAACACCATCATGTTTGCACACCACCTGTTCGATGCCTAATTTGATCCTGACATCGAGGGCTAGGTGTGTATGCGATCTCAAgagttttatttttctcttttctttttgacAATGATGGTTGTTTCCACTAGGAGTACAAACGAAGGTTTATTTACACTTAACAACAAGGCGACTACTCAGGCCAGCCGCTGGATTACTTCATTTGTGGCTGTTAGATTAGAACTCCCACGTCATCTTTTCCCTTTCCCAGATTCCTCTTAGATTGGATCCAGAGAGATGGAAATCAGCGTTGACCTGCTCTAGACAAACTGCCCCCCGAGACTGCCTCGTCAGCAGCAGCACGCCGTCTCTCCATGGCCGTCGTCGAAGCATCACCGGCGCCATCGTCGACCACACTAACCGTCTCGCCATCCGTTCGTGATCTACGCATCAAACCACGCCGTTCGTGGCCTTGCTTGCAACATACTTTACACTCGCCGTCGTAGCCCTCCCGTCTGTCTCCGGTGCAGCTCACCGGCAGCATGGTCATGCGTCCCCAATGCAAACCTCCACCTCTCCCCTGGATGCAGCTCCCATGTAGCAAAAACACATGTCGATGGAAGCTTTTCCGGTTGCCGGTTGAAACAAAATAAAGCCTCCGGCGTTGCCGGCGCAGAAATTACTCTAGTCCATGCAGCAAAAACAGATGTTGTTTCCAGCTCTGGCGTCGGGTGGTGGCAAAAAAAATGCTCTGTTGGTTGTAGCAAAATCCCTCACCGGTAGTAGCAAAAACTGATGATGGTTGCAACAAAAAATGCCACCGCCGTAGTAGGTCGCAGCTCCGCCATGATAGATGTAGCAAATCCATCGCCGGTAGAAGCAAAATTGATGGATGGTTGCAGCTTCTGGCTCAGCTGGTTGTAGCTCCCAGGGATGGATGTTCGATCGTCGGAGTGGAGCTAGATGGATGGATGGAGCGGATTTCATGGCGGCAGCGGGGGCACGCAGGAGGATCGCGGGCGAGCAGCGCGCGGCTGGTAGCAAGCAGCTTCTGCCATTCCATGGCGTAAAAGGTAGGGGacagaaaaagagaggaagaagatggaggctaCGGCGGAAAGGGACGTGGGGTGAGGCCACTAGGAAACGTGTGTCCGTGGAATTACTAGGAGGGATCGAACGAAACGATCGAATGCGCAGCGCGCGTCCGGCGCTAACGCTTCGGCCGACGCGCGGGGGCTAAACGTTTCCCTAACAACAATGGACAAAGCCACAAAAGCAGGAACCAAAAAGAGGAGGAAACAAGCTCACCACGACGTGCACTATTTTGCAAGGTCACGAGTACTATTTAACAAACAagtttgctatttcacatctagatgtgaaatactTATCTCACATCTAAGTCTAAAACCGTCACTAGCAGGGGCCCGACCATGTCAAAGCCACCCATCACTCCCGCTGCCTCTCCCAATGTCACCCCCTGTGGTGCCCAACCTCGGCTCCCAGCCTGGATCTGCATCTGGTAGGTACGGGACAATCGACCAACAACGCGAGGTGCTTGAAAGGCCACAACTTGCCGCCGCGAGAGGACCTAGGGGAATCCACACAGCTCACCAACGGCCAGACGACGGAGCTAGTCCCGCCGTCGCTGCGAACCGCCAGCGCCCGTGGACCGCCACCATGTCGTCGCGGCCCACACCATCGAAGCAACCTGGAAGGCCGCTGCCATCCCCCCAAGCCACCCGTTCATTGACCAAGGGGCCAGATCCGGGTGGATCTGACCAGAGATCAATGGAGGTGCCCAGTCCCCCATCCTGTGCCACCACCGCTAAAGGGCAAGGTGGCCGCCACCAGCCAGCTTTCCCGCAAACCACGCCGCTCGATGGGACAGATCGTCCAGAGGAAGCCGACGCGGATCTTAACACAGCCCCTCGATTCGCCGCCACCTCCCAACTGAGCACGCCCCACCGAATGCCTACACACAGGCCTTCCCGTGCCGCACCTTGCCGCCCCTTCGCCGGAGACACCACCGTAGCTGCGCCACTGCGCCCTGGTAGCCTTGGTAGCTTAGCCCCATAACGTTTCTTTCCGCACATATGTACATCAATTTGTAAACTACATAATACTAAATATAAATATATGCATCAGAATGCTATTGGTGGTGGAGTCTGTGTGTGGGAGGAGGCACTATATGAGGTCCTTATATCACCTACTGAAGAGAAAGTGTGctctacttgaaggaaatatgccctagaggcaataataaagttattatttatttccttatatcatgataaatatgtattattcatgctagaattgtattaaccggaaacttagtacatgtgtgaatacatagacaaaaaacagagtgtcactagtatgcctctacttgactagctcattatcaaagatggttaagtttcctagccatagacatgagttgtcatttgattaacgggatcacatcattagagaatgatgtgattgacttgacccatccgttagtttagcactatgatcgtttagtttattgctattgctttcttcatgacttatacatgttcctctaactatgagattatgcaactcccgaataccggaggaacaccttgtgtgctatcaaacgtcacaacgtaactgggtgattataaagatgctctacaggtgtctctgatggtgtttgttgggttgcatagatcgagattaggatttgtcactccgtgtttcggagaggtatctctgggccctctcggtaatgcacatcactataagccttgcaagcaatgtgactaatgggttagatgcaggatgatgcattacggaacgagtaaagagacttgccggtaacgagattgaactaggtatgatgataccgacgatcgaatctcgggcaagtaacataccgatgacaaagggaacaacgtatgatgttatgcggtttgaccgataaagatcttcgtagaatatgtacgaaccgatatgagcatccaggttccgctattggttattgaacggaagtgagtctcggtcatgtctacatagttctcgaacccgtagggtccgcacgcttaacgttcgatgacgattggtattatgagtttatgtgatttgatgtatcgaaggttgttcggagtaccagatgtgatcacggacatgacgaggagtctcgaaatggttgagacataaagattgatatattggaaggttatattcggacaccggaagggttccggaggtcaccggataaataccagagtaccgggaggttaccggaacccccgggggggtcaatgggccttcatgggccttagtggaaatagggGGCAGCAAGGGAAGTGTGTGGAGCGCCCCCcgaggcccaaaccgaattggtttagggtttggggggccggccccctctttccttctcccatcctcctctttccttcccctcctagttggactaggaaagggggaacctactcctagtaggagtaggattccccccttgggacgcaccctatgaggccgccagccctctccccttgctcctttatatacgggggaggggggcgccctagaacacacaagttgattgtttagcgtGTGCGgtgccctgatacgtccattttgcatcatgcttttatattgatatttattgcattatgggttgttattacacattatgtcacaatacttatgcctattctctcttattttacaaggtttacataaagagggagaatgccggcagctggaattctgggctggaaaaggagcaaatattagagacctattctgcacaactccaaaagtcgtgaaactccacggaagttatttttggaaataataaaaaatattgagcggaagaaataccagaggggacccacaccctgggcacgagggtggggggcgcgcccccctacctcgtgggccccctgttggccctccgatgcccatcttctgctatatgaagtctttcatccgaagaaaaatcataagcaagctttcgggacgagactggcggcggaaccttggcggaaccaatctagggctccggcggagctgttctaccggggacacttccctccgggagggggaaatcatcgccatcgtcatcaccaacgctcctctcatcgggagggggccaatctccatcaatatcttcaccagcaccatctcctctcaaaccctagttcatctcttgtatccaattcttgtctctaagtctgggattggtacctgtaggttgctagtagtgttgattactccttgtagttgatgctagttggtttatttggtggaagatcatatgttcagatcctttatgcatattaatactcctctgattatgaacatgaatatgctttgtgagtagttacgtttgttcctgagaacatgggagaagtcttgctattagtagtcatgtgaatttggtattcgttcgatattttgatgagatgtatgttgtctctcctctagtggtgttatgtgaacgtcgactacatgacacttcaccattatttgggcctagaggaaggcattgggaagtaataagtagatgatgggttgctagagtgacagaagcttaaaccctagtttatgcgttgcttcgtaaggggctgatttggatccatatgtttcatgctatggttaggtttaccttaatacttcttttgtagttgcggatgcttgcaataggagttaatcataagtgggatgcttgtccaagtaaggacagcacccaagcaccggtccacccacatatcaaattatcaaagtaccgaacgcgaatcatatgaacgtgatgaaaactagcttgacgataattcccatgtgtcctcgggagcgcttttctctatataagagtttgtccaggcttgtcctttgctacaaaaaggattgggccaccttgctgcactttatttacttttgttacttgttgctcgttacaaattatcttatcacaaaactatctgttacctataatttcagtgcttgcagagaataccttgctgaaaaccgcttatcatttccttctgctcctcgttgggttcgacactcttacttatcgaaaggactacgatagatcccctatacttgtgggtcatcaagactcttttctggcgccgttgccggggagtgaagcgcctttggtaggtggaatttggtaaggaaaaatttatatagtgtgctgaaatttactgtcacttgttactatggaaagtaatcctctgaggggcttgttcggggtatcttcaccccgaccagtagagcaaagagttgctcctcaacctactgaacctactgaaaatgaaaatgtctactttgaaattgcttcgggtatgatagagaaactgctagctaatccttttgcaggagatggaacattacatcctgatgagcacctgatatatgtggatgaagtttgtggattatttaagcttgcaggtatgcccgatgatgttatcaagaagaatgtcttccctttatctttgaagggagatgcattgacatggtataggctatgtgatgatatgggatcatggaactacaaacgattgaaattggaatttcatcagaagttttatcctatgcatcttgttcatcgtgatcataactatatatataatttttggcctcgcgaaggagaaagcattgctcaagcttgggggggggggcttaagtcaatgttatattcatgccccaatcatgagctctcaagagaaatgattattcaaaatttgtatgctcggctttctgacaacaatcgcaccatgctcgatacttcttgtactgggtcttttatgatgaagactattgaattcaaatgggttttattggaaagaattaaacgcaactctgaagattgggacctcgacgaaggtaaggagtcaggtataacacctaagtttgattgtgttaaatcttttatggataccgatgttttccataaatttagcaccaaatatggacttgactctgagatagtagcttctttttgtgaatcttttgctactcacgttgatctccctaaggagaagtggtttaaatataatcctcccatagaagtaaaagtagttgcacctattaaagttgaagaaaagactatcacttataatgatcctattgttcctactgcttatgttgagaaaccacctttccctgttagaataaaggatcatgctaaagcttcaactgtggttcgtaaaggcaatattagaacctatacacctcctgagcaagttaaagttgaacctaatattgctattgttaaagatctcttggctgataatattgatgggcatgttatttatttccgtgatgagactgctagaattgctaaacctagtgctaaatataaacatagacctgtggtaggcatgctgttatttctgttaaaataggagatcattgttatcatggcttatgtgacatgggtgctagtgctagtgcaatacctattgacttatacaaagaaattatgcgtgATATtacacctactgagttagaagaaattgatgtcacaattaagcatgccaatagagatactatttcaccaattgggattgttagagatgttgaagtcttgtgtgggaaaactaaatatcctgctgaatttcttgttcttggttccccacaagatagcttttgtcccattatatttggtagacccttcttgaacactgttaacgctaagatagactgcgaaaaggatgttgttactattggtttaagtgatatgtctcatgagtttaacttttctaaatttcgtagacaacaccgtgaagaggaatttcctagtaaggatgaaattatagggcttgcttctattgccgtgcctcctaatgatcctttagaacaatatttgctagaccatgaaaatgatatgtttatgaatgaaagaagggaaatagatgaagtgttctttaaacagggacctattctgaaacacaacttgcctattgaaatcttaggggatcctcctccacccaagggtgatcccgtgtttgagcttaaaccattgcctgatactcttaaatatgcttatcttgatgaaaagaagatatatcatgttattattagtgctaacct
This window of the Triticum aestivum cultivar Chinese Spring chromosome 5D, IWGSC CS RefSeq v2.1, whole genome shotgun sequence genome carries:
- the LOC123126056 gene encoding uncharacterized protein, with product MAMAARCNTPSVNLLSLLLLLSSALFVAADDNSVKDACSKAPDQQFCVAFLSGIPGSRTVDARGLAELGIRAAAKIGAAEGTAARTQLNLVTIKGPQWQCMDSCVADVEEAVSHLDVDRGKGGVTAIDDAKFNDARDYVESAEKDGLTWNCDQCRDGLTAPVKTGLLPKGNEFEKVMGAVTALIKRAGGSAAPAPAPGPS
- the LOC123126057 gene encoding uncharacterized protein, whose product is MATRRSSTGGSHVSSLLVLLFLASASSFLLGARAKGPVVDVKASCAKTDGPITCNSFLGPEPDTKTADARGLAEIAMRVTAKLGGLVGAYARRELDLVKDNPTWQCLDECAEDIEDALSHLDDALGGVNDAQFDQVRQYIDLSEQDTWSCDETCRETPPSPVKTELLRKNLEFERMMNVTRQLIKLADGGASPVPPKPAILP